In Paraburkholderia flagellata, a genomic segment contains:
- a CDS encoding ATP-binding protein, translating to MNSNDTTGRLAAQVSLRSDEEIVRLRQIVRDAAIAQGFSLIEQTKFVTAASELARNTLQHGGGGDATLEVLERGVRVGLRLSFVDQGPGIADIERALQDGFTSGNGLGLGLGGSRRLCDEFTIESTPGGGTTVTITKWKVR from the coding sequence ATGAATAGCAACGACACGACCGGAAGGCTCGCGGCTCAGGTGAGCCTGCGTTCGGACGAGGAAATCGTCCGGCTGCGACAGATCGTGCGCGACGCCGCCATCGCGCAGGGGTTCTCGCTTATCGAGCAGACCAAGTTCGTGACGGCGGCAAGCGAACTTGCGCGCAACACACTGCAGCATGGCGGCGGCGGCGACGCGACGCTGGAAGTGCTGGAAAGAGGCGTGCGCGTGGGGTTGCGGCTCTCGTTCGTCGATCAGGGTCCGGGTATTGCTGATATCGAACGCGCGCTGCAGGACGGCTTCACGAGCGGCAATGGCCTGGGCTTGGGCCTTGGAGGCTCGCGGCGCCTGTGCGACGAGTTCACGATCGAATCGACTCCGGGTGGCGGCACGACAGTCACCATCACGAAATGGAAAGTACGCTAG
- a CDS encoding STAS domain-containing protein: protein MERIPILRLGDCLIVTIQVDMHDRLAITLQDDLTERIVKESAKGVLIDISALDVVDSFIGRMISNTAAMAMVLDAQTVVVGMQPSVAITLVELGLPLAGVRTALNIEKGMALLKQRQLR from the coding sequence ATGGAACGCATTCCGATTCTGCGCCTCGGCGATTGCCTGATCGTCACGATCCAGGTGGACATGCACGACCGCCTCGCCATCACACTGCAGGACGACCTCACCGAGCGCATCGTGAAGGAGTCGGCCAAGGGCGTGCTGATCGACATCTCGGCGCTCGATGTGGTCGACTCGTTCATTGGCCGCATGATCAGCAACACGGCCGCCATGGCGATGGTGCTCGACGCCCAGACCGTGGTGGTAGGCATGCAGCCGTCGGTGGCGATCACGCTGGTCGAGCTCGGTCTGCCGCTTGCGGGCGTGCGCACCGCGCTGAACATCGAAAAGGGCATGGCGCTGCTCAAGCAGCGCCAGCTCCGTTAA
- a CDS encoding ATP-binding protein encodes MESTLDGAAGSAGGAHRSFEIGDASSVAYVRRGAAEAARIAALTETDAGRLAIVLTEAATNILKHAGHGEMLVRALEGAVELIALDSGPGMTNVGAALTDGHSTAGTPGTGLGAIRRLSNQFAVYSQPGTGTVLRALVQRSGGNAAHAAFTGPEIGAVCVPYPGEEVCGDGWQAQADQSGLTLALADGLGHGADAHVAAAAALDVLRRRAGLAPAALMELSHAALRPTRGAALALVRIDLARGALAFCGTGNISAVAYGAGRPAERRPVDSRALAGHTHRAAGAVTPSARECYQLVSRNGIVGHTMRGTQEFELTWGESTLLVLHSDGIGTRWDLAAWPGLANQPAVVIAAVLYRDFARRRDDATVVVVRARPGVQLNHE; translated from the coding sequence ATGGAAAGTACGCTAGACGGCGCGGCCGGTTCCGCCGGCGGCGCCCACCGGTCCTTCGAGATAGGCGACGCGAGCAGCGTCGCCTATGTACGCCGCGGTGCTGCCGAAGCCGCGCGCATTGCCGCGCTCACCGAGACCGACGCCGGGCGCCTCGCCATCGTGCTCACGGAAGCGGCCACCAACATCCTGAAGCACGCCGGCCACGGCGAGATGCTCGTGCGTGCGCTGGAAGGCGCAGTGGAACTGATCGCGCTCGACAGCGGCCCGGGCATGACCAACGTGGGCGCCGCGCTCACCGACGGCCACTCGACGGCCGGCACGCCTGGCACAGGGCTCGGTGCGATCCGGCGGCTCTCGAACCAGTTCGCCGTCTACTCGCAGCCGGGCACGGGCACCGTCCTGCGCGCACTCGTGCAAAGAAGCGGCGGCAACGCAGCCCACGCGGCATTCACCGGACCCGAGATCGGCGCGGTGTGCGTGCCCTATCCCGGCGAGGAAGTCTGCGGCGACGGCTGGCAGGCGCAGGCCGACCAGAGCGGCCTCACGCTCGCGCTCGCCGACGGCCTCGGCCACGGCGCCGATGCCCATGTGGCCGCCGCAGCCGCGCTCGACGTGCTGCGCCGCCGCGCCGGGCTCGCGCCCGCCGCGCTCATGGAACTCTCGCACGCGGCGCTGCGCCCCACGCGTGGGGCCGCGCTCGCGCTCGTGCGCATCGATCTCGCGCGCGGTGCGCTCGCGTTCTGCGGCACGGGCAACATCTCGGCGGTCGCGTATGGCGCGGGCCGCCCCGCGGAACGCCGCCCGGTCGACAGCCGCGCCTTGGCCGGTCACACGCACCGGGCCGCCGGCGCAGTCACGCCTTCCGCACGCGAGTGCTACCAGCTCGTCTCGCGCAATGGGATCGTGGGCCACACGATGCGTGGCACTCAGGAGTTCGAGCTGACGTGGGGCGAGAGCACGCTCCTCGTCCTGCATTCGGATGGGATCGGCACCCGCTGGGATCTTGCCGCCTGGCCCGGACTCGCCAACCAGCCCGCCGTCGTGATCGCGGCCGTCCTCTACCGAGACTTCGCGCGCCGGCGCGACGACGCCACCGTCGTCGTCGTGCGCGCTCGCCCCGGAGTACAGTTGAACCATGAATAA
- a CDS encoding sensor histidine kinase, producing the protein MNKPLLRIRLETAQDVVAARRRARELAAGLGFSPLDQTRIASAVSEIARNAFEYAGGGEVTFTLDDEPPHEALAVQVSDHGPGVRDLEAVLDGTYRSPGGMGLGITGSRRLMDRFAIRSSASGTTVTMARDLPHERGAVCGTELERIVRELSARSPQEGAHGDSLEELQQQNRELVTALDELRERQEELSRLTQELEATNRGVVALYAELDERAEELRRADMMKSRFLSNMSHELRTPLSSIRALANLLLNRLDGDLSVEQERQVRLILSSAESLGETVNDLLDLAKIEAGKTEVVPAWFDPADLFAALRTMLMPLLDTPHVSLEFASTAGLPQLYTDEPKLTQILRNFVSNAIKYTEHGQIRVGAQCMPGDGDEARITFFVADTGIGIAPEHHQIIFEEFGQVQNRLQQRVKGTGLGLPLCRKLAALLGGEVGVESEPGVGSTFRLNVPVRLATSVEDEPETSGDAAP; encoded by the coding sequence ATGAATAAGCCCCTCTTGCGCATCCGGCTTGAAACCGCCCAGGACGTCGTCGCCGCGCGCCGCCGCGCGCGCGAGCTCGCCGCCGGGCTCGGCTTCTCGCCGCTCGACCAGACGCGCATTGCAAGCGCCGTCTCCGAAATCGCCCGCAACGCCTTCGAATATGCGGGCGGCGGCGAAGTCACCTTCACGCTCGACGACGAGCCGCCACACGAAGCGCTCGCCGTGCAGGTGAGCGACCACGGCCCCGGCGTGCGTGACCTCGAAGCCGTGCTCGACGGCACCTATCGCTCACCCGGCGGCATGGGCCTCGGCATTACGGGCAGCCGGCGCCTCATGGACCGCTTCGCCATTCGCTCCTCGGCGAGCGGCACGACTGTCACCATGGCCCGCGACTTGCCGCACGAGCGCGGCGCGGTGTGCGGCACGGAACTCGAGCGCATCGTGCGAGAACTGTCCGCACGCAGTCCGCAAGAAGGCGCGCACGGCGACTCGCTCGAAGAACTGCAGCAGCAGAACCGCGAGCTTGTGACGGCGCTCGATGAACTGCGCGAACGCCAGGAAGAACTCTCGCGCCTCACGCAGGAGCTGGAGGCGACCAACCGCGGTGTGGTGGCGCTCTACGCCGAGCTTGACGAGCGCGCTGAGGAACTGCGCCGCGCCGACATGATGAAATCGCGCTTTCTCTCGAACATGAGCCATGAACTGCGCACGCCGCTCAGTTCGATCCGCGCGCTCGCCAACCTGCTGCTCAACCGGCTCGACGGCGACCTGAGCGTCGAACAGGAGCGTCAGGTCAGGCTGATTCTTTCGTCTGCGGAAAGCCTGGGCGAGACCGTGAACGACCTGCTCGACCTCGCGAAGATCGAAGCCGGCAAGACCGAAGTCGTTCCCGCGTGGTTCGATCCCGCCGACCTCTTCGCCGCGCTGCGCACGATGCTCATGCCGCTGCTCGACACGCCGCACGTCTCGCTCGAATTCGCCTCCACCGCGGGCCTGCCGCAGCTTTACACCGACGAACCCAAGCTCACGCAAATCCTGCGCAATTTCGTTTCGAACGCGATCAAGTACACCGAGCACGGACAGATTCGCGTCGGCGCCCAATGCATGCCCGGCGATGGCGACGAAGCGCGGATCACCTTCTTCGTCGCGGACACGGGCATCGGAATTGCGCCCGAGCACCACCAGATCATTTTCGAGGAGTTCGGCCAGGTGCAGAACCGCCTGCAGCAGCGCGTGAAGGGAACGGGCCTTGGCCTGCCGCTGTGCCGCAAGCTCGCGGCGCTCCTCGGCGGCGAAGTGGGCGTGGAAAG
- a CDS encoding STAS domain-containing protein, whose product MNTPEQVRLADILGQHRDTLLAEWLRLHLPIALRRGLAMEAEIREQFSAFLNIFLDTLPNTETFDSSRPEWEPVRALLADMSAHRARQGYTPVETATFVFSFKEPLYARLREAYSHNPAELAQVSWQLNLLLDGFGLYTTDVFQKSREGIIARQQEELLELSTPVVQLWDDILALPLIGTLDSARTQVVMESLLQKIVDTGASLAIIDITGVPTVDTLVAQHLLKTVAAARLMGADCIISGIRPQIAQTIVHLGVDLTNVITKSTLADAFVIALQRIGATITTPKATA is encoded by the coding sequence ATGAACACACCGGAACAGGTTCGCCTTGCGGACATCCTCGGCCAGCATCGCGACACACTGCTCGCCGAATGGCTGCGCCTGCATCTGCCGATCGCGCTGCGCCGCGGCCTCGCGATGGAAGCGGAAATTCGCGAGCAGTTCTCCGCGTTCCTCAACATCTTTCTCGACACGCTGCCCAACACCGAAACCTTCGACTCGAGCCGCCCCGAGTGGGAGCCGGTGCGCGCGTTGCTGGCGGATATGTCGGCGCATCGCGCGCGTCAGGGCTACACGCCGGTCGAGACGGCCACCTTCGTGTTCTCGTTCAAGGAGCCGCTCTACGCGCGCCTGCGCGAGGCGTACTCGCACAACCCCGCCGAACTCGCTCAGGTGAGCTGGCAGTTGAATCTGCTGCTCGACGGCTTTGGCCTCTACACCACCGACGTCTTCCAGAAAAGCCGCGAAGGGATCATCGCGCGCCAGCAGGAAGAGTTGCTGGAGCTCTCCACACCTGTCGTGCAGCTTTGGGACGACATTCTCGCGCTGCCGCTCATCGGCACGCTCGACTCCGCGCGCACACAGGTCGTGATGGAGAGCCTGCTGCAGAAGATCGTCGACACGGGCGCGAGCCTCGCGATCATCGACATCACCGGCGTGCCCACCGTCGACACGCTCGTCGCGCAGCATCTGCTCAAGACCGTGGCCGCCGCGCGCCTGATGGGCGCGGACTGCATCATCAGCGGCATCCGTCCGCAGATCGCGCAGACCATCGTGCACCTGGGTGTCGATCTCACCAACGTCATCACCAAGTCCACGCTCGCCGACGCCTTCGTCATCGCGCTGCAGCGCATCGGCGCGACCATCACCACCCCGAAGGCCACGGCCTGA